Within the Saccharopolyspora gloriosae genome, the region TGCGCCTTGCTCAGACTTTGTCGGCTCACGTCGCGCCTCCTGCGTCGTCCTGCTCCCGGAGAGTCGTCGCGGGGCCGGGATGAGTAGCATCACATCGCACCGGTGAGCTCATGTTCATCTCAATATGAGACAATGCCGCGGCACTTCCACGAGATACGATGTTGCTCACGCAGCGTCGCGCAGACCTCACCGGCCGGACATGTTCCGGTCGGCCGGGGCGCCGGCGTCGAAACCGCCGTGCTCTGGGAGGTGCCATGACCGATCGACGTCGAGGCCCGTCGCAATCCGAAGATCCCCACCGAGCGGAACTCGAGCTCGGGCCGGCACGGCAGCGCTTCCTCGACGAGTCACCGCTGGAACCGGCGGGCGGTCCGCGGACCGATCCTGGCGTCGTGGCGACGATCCAGCGACTACCGCGTCAACAGCGAATCGCTGAACGCGCCGTACGAGGACGACCTCGACTTCCAGGGCGTGTTGGTGCACGCCGCCGCGCCCGTGCTGGACCACCTGCGCGACGAACTGCCCGACCAGCCGGTGAGCGTGGTGCTCACCGATCAGCGCGGCTACGTGCTGGACCGGCGCACCAGCCTCGACGACCTCCGCGACCGCTTGGACCGGGTGTGCCTGGCGCCGGGATTCGGCTACGCGGAACGATTCGTCGGCACCAACGGCATCGGCACCACCCTCGAAGCGGGCCAGGCGACGCTCGTCTACGAGCAGGAGCACTTCACCGGGCCGCTGATCGACCTGGCCTGCGCCGGGATGCCGATCCACGACCCGATCACCGGTGAACTCGCCGGCGTCCTCGACGTCACCTGCTTCGCGCGGGACGCAGGCCCGATGCTCAAGGCCGTAGCCGCGGGCGCCACCCGCGGCATCCAGGAGCGGCTGCTGAACCAGAGCGGCGCCAACGACATCACCCTCATGCAGGAGTACCTGCGCGCGGCGCACCGGTCCCGCGATCCGATCCTCGCGCTCAACGACGACGTGCTGATGATGAACCGCACGGCCCAGCAGGATCTCAACGCGCAGGACCAGGTGCGGTTGCTGGAACACCTGCGGGAGTCCCCCAGGCGGCGCCCGATGTCGTGTGAGCTGGACCTGCCCAGCGGCGCCCGGTGCCGCATCTACGCGCGGCAGGCGCCCGGCCGCGAAGCGGGCGTCATCGCGCGCGTCCACCTGCTGCGCTCGGTTCCCGTCGCGGCGATCATGCTGCCCCCGGCCGGTCCGCTGCCGGGGATCGCCGGCTCGGAACCGTTGTGGCGGCAGTGCTGTCGCGGCGTGCGGGAGCACCGCGACCGCGGCACCTGGATCTGCGTGGAGGGCGAGCCGGGCACCGGCAAGTGCGCCGTGGTGCGCGCGGTCTGCCACGCCCACCGCCCGGACCAGCACGTCCGCGTGCTCGATCCTGACGAGATCGGCACCGACCGGGACTGGTGGGAGCGGATGCGCACCGACCTGCTGGACCGGCGGGGCTCGTTGGTGCTGCGCGGCGTGCACCTGCTGACCGCGTCGAAGCTGACCGAGCTGACCTGCTTGCTCGACGAGGTGCGCACCGCCAATCCCGAGCTGTGGGTGGCCGCCACGCTCGATCCGGACGTGCCGCCCGGACCCGCGCTGCACGGGCTGCGGGCGCTGTTCGCGCAGTCCGTGACGGTTCCGCCGCTGCGCCACCGCATCGAGGACCTGGACGTGATCGCCGACCACCTGCTGCGCCGGTTCACCAAGCGCTCCGAGTCGCGGTTCTCGCCGAAGGCACTGCACCTGCTCAAACGGCGGCACTGGACGGGCAACGTCAGCGAGCTGCGCGAGGTCGTGCACGAGGTGACCGGCCGGACCCGCGCGGACACGATCACTCCCGCCGATCTGCCGCCGCAATGCACGAGCCAGAGCAGACGCATCCTCACGCCGATCGAGTCGATGGAGCGCGACGCCATCGTCACCAGCCTCAGCGAAGCGGGCGGCAACCGCGCGCGGGCCGCCCGCAACCTGGGCATCTCCCGCGCCACCATCTACCGCAAGATCGCGGATTACGACATCGGCGACCGCCCGTCGCCGAACGGCGTTGCCCGCAGGCGCAAGTCCTGATCTCGTCGTCCGCGAAGATCACAACTCGTTCCGGCTGTGCAACGCCGGAACGAGCCGGTCGATGATCTTGAGAACCGCCGACCGCGGAGAAGGACACGAGACAGCCACGCGTTTCAGCCTGAATAGTCCACGGTGGACGATGGCGGTGGTGGTCACCGCGAGCGCCGAAGCGGCCACGCTGATCAACGTACCGGACGTCAAGAGCGTCGACCTCGGGCCGCGGGAGAACGGCATCGCCCGCGACGTCGTGCGGAACCTCGCGCGCGATCTCACCAGGGACCTGGAACGGGCCTCGGCCGGGAGCGCGAACTGTTCCGCCGGGCGGCCGGCGAGGCCACCGGCCACCCCGGCCGCGAAACTCAGCCCTGCCCCATCTTGCGGAAGTCCCAGCTGGTGATCTTCGACGGAGTGATGCGCAGCCAACCGTGACGTCCGTCGTGGAACACCTCGTCGCCGCCCATGTACTTGCGGGCGAACTGCAGCTCGATGGCGGTGAGCGCGTCGTTCGGTTCGCCGGTGCGCGGCAGCTCCCCGACCACCTCGACGGTGCCGGTCACCTCCACTCCGCGCAGCTCCTGGAACTCGACGCCCGCGTCCACCACGACGCTGACGCGCGGATCCCACATCAGGTCCGCCCAGCGCTTGCTGCGGGTGATGGAGTAGAGCCAGAACGCCTCGCCGTCCCAGCCGAACCACAGCGGCGTGGCGTGCGGCCCGTCCGGGCCGACCGTCGCCACTCGACAGGTGCGTTCCTCGGCGAGGAACGCGTCGATCTCCTCACCGGTCATGGCAATCCGGCGACCGCGCTTCTGCGGCTTGAGTTCCTCGGTCATCGCACAACTTCCATCCGGTGGTCGGTCCCCTCCACAACACGAACGACCGCGCCCGCGTCCGGGTGACGCCGACGCGGGTCAGCTGAGGTGTTCGGTGAAGAAGGAGTTCACTCGCCGCCAGGCGTCTTCCGAGGATTCGTGGTGATAGCCGATGCCCGCCACCCGCAGCAGCGGTTTGAACGGGCCGACCTTCAGGTGGTTCGCGAAGCTGTGGCCCGCGTCCGGGTATTCCTTGACGTCGTGCGGCACGTTCAGTTCGGTCAGGTGCGACTCCAGCTGCGCGGCGGCGCCCTTGAGCGTGGTGTCCTTCGCGCCGAAGCTCGCGACCACCGGGCACGCGCCGTCGAGCACCGCCTTGTCGGCGGGCACCTGGCCGTAGTACGGCGCGGCGGCCTGGAACCCGCGCGGCGCGGCGAGCAGCGCGAAACCGCCGCCCATGCAGAACCCGACGACGCCGACGTTGCCGTTGCAGTCCTCGCGGTCGGCCAGCAGCCGCCGCGCCGCTTCGACGTCCTCGAAAGCCTGGCCGCTGCCTTTGCTGAGCTGGCCGAAGACCGTGCGGACGCAGCGGGCGAAACCGCCGCGCGTGTAGAGATCCGGGGCCAGTGCGAGGAATCCGTCGGCGGCGAACCGGTCGGTGATCGCCTTGCTGTCCTCGGTCGCCCCGAAGACGTCGTGCACCACCACCACGCCGGGCCACGGCGGCTCGCCCGAGATCGAGGGGTAGGGCACCGCGAGGTGACCGTTGATGTCTCCGTCGGACGAAGGAATTGTCGCAGTCACGATCCCGAACCTAGCCCGCGTTCACCCCGATGTCACTCGGACACCGCTGATGAATCCGCCTGCACCGAGCCACCTCGATCATTCAGTCCACACAGGACACCGGGCCGGGGAGTCCCCCGGCCCGGTGTTCCCGTCAGGCCAGTCCTGGACCGCGCCGGGCGAATCCGGACGTCACCGGCGACAGCTGGGTGGCGCGGACCGTGCGGGTCCGTTCGATCGCCAAATAGCTGAACACGACCCCGGCCAGGCCCCAGATCACCAGCAGGGCCACCGCGCCGCCGCCGGGTGCGGAGCCGTCCGCCACCGCGCGCAGCGCGTCCTGGGCCGGACCGGCGGGAGTGGCCGCCAGGAACCGGCCCAGCACCGCGGGCACCGCGGTGATGAACCCGGTCGCCAGCAACAGCAGTCCGACGAGCATCGCGAGGAACCGCCCGAAGCCGCCCAGCGCGCCGGCGAGCGCCTGGTTGACGGCCGTGAACGCGACGCCGGTCAGCATCGCCAGTCCCGCGCAGCCGAACCACTGGCCGACCGAGAGGTCCTGCGAGACGCCGACGACGACGGCCACCAGCAGGCCCTGCGCCAACCCGATCACGGCGGGCAGCCGCAGCTGGTGCAGCGCCAGCGCGAACGACGAGCGCGTCGATTCCAGCGCCCGGCGCGGCACCGCGCGCAGCACCAGGAACGTGGCGATCGCACCGACCCACAGGGCCAGCACCGCGAACAGCGCCACCCCGGAGGAACCGAAGCCGAGGCTGGTTCCCCCTGCCGTCGTCACAGGGTTCGCCACGGCCTTCGCGAGCTTGTCCCGGTCGCCGTCCGGGTACTTCGGCAGCTGCTCCACGGCCTGGTCCAGGCCGCCCGCGAGCTGACCGGAGCCGTCGCCGAGCTGGTGGGCACCGTCGGAGAGCTGACGCACGCCGCCCGCGAGCTGGTCGGCACCGTCGGCGAGCTGACCCGCACCGCCGCCGGTCTGCGAAATGCCATCGGCCAGCTGCCCGACACCGCCGTCGAGCTGCTTCGAACCGTCCGCGAGCTGATCGATGCCGCCCGACAGGGCGGGCAGTCCGCCACCGGATTCGGGCGTCTGCCCGGCGAGCGCGGCGAGGCCGCCGGAAACACCGGTGCTCGCCTGCTGAACCTGTCCGGCACCGTCGCTGAGCGCCTGCGCGGTCGCCGCCTGGATGGCGATCTTCGTGCAGATCGGCAAGGTGCCCGGCGGGCATTCCTTGGTCATCTCCTGCAGGCTCGCCGACATTCCTTCCAGGCCACCGGAAAGCTGCTGCACGCCCTGCGCCTCCTTGGCGGAGACGTCGGCGAGCGTCGCGGTCTGCTGCGGCAGCTGCGCGGTCTTCTCCTGCAGCTGCCCGATTCCGTCGGACAGGCCCGCCATCCCGGTCTTGAGCTGCAGTGCGCCGTCTTCGAGCGCGCCGATGCCGTCGGCCAGCGCCCGCGAACCGTCGGCGAGCTGGTCGGCACCGCCCGCGAGCTGATCGGTCCCGCCCGCGAGCTCGTGCGCGCCGTCGGCCAGCGAGGTGGCGCCGTCGGAGGCCTCGCCCAGCTTGTCGCCCAGCGTGTTGAACCCGACGAACACGTTGTCCAGGTAGGTGGTGGTGAGCTGCTGGCCCAGCAGGTTCGCCGCCGTGGTCGTCACCACCCGGCTGATCGCCTCGTCCGCGAGCTTGCTGCGGTCGCCGGTGCTCACGTCGATCGTCGCCTTCTTCGCCTTGGCGGGATCGCCGGAGAAGGAGGTGGCGGCAGCGGAGAAGTTCTCCGGGATCGTCACGACGGCCGCGTAGTCACCGCTTTCCATGCCTTCGGCGGCCGTCTGCGGAGTGGCGAACTCCCAGCTGTAGTTGCTCTCGATCTCACCGCCGACGAGCTTCGCGGACAGCTGACGCCCCAGCGGGGTGAGCTGGCCGTTGACCTCGATCGGCTCGTCGTTGTTCACGACCGCGGCCTTGGTGTCCTTCAACCGGTCCTCGGGCTTGCCCATGGACCAGGTGAGCAGGCCGGCGATCACCAGCGGCACCAGCAACAGGCCGGCCAGCGGCAATAGCAAGCGGCTCTTCGCCATCGTTGATTACCTCTGCTTTCTAGCGGATCGCGCCGGAGAGGACACCGGGCATCACGGCGGAGTCATCGCGCAGTTCGGTGAGGGTGGCGCCGCCGGACGCGGGCAGGACGTCGCGCGCGTCGGACAGGCCGGTGCTGCCGGCGATGATCGTGGGCCTGCTGCCGGTGAGCAGTTCCCGGATCTCCAGCCGCTGCCCCGGATCGGAGATCCGGTCGGTCCGGTCGAGCACCAGGATCTCCGGGTTCTCCCGCAACGCCCGGCGCACCGCGTCGGCACCACCGTCTCCCGCGTCGACGTAGGAGACCTTGGCTCGGACGGTCGAGGCCCGCGCGGGCAGCACGTACCCGAGGACCTTCAGCTTGCCCTGCTCGGGCTGGAGCCTGCCGGACAAGGTCAGCAGCACCGCGGTGATCGCCGACTCGTACCGGCCGCGCACCACGTGCACGCCGCCGCGCGGCACCAGGAATCCGACGTCCTGGTAGACCGGCACCCCGGTGGACGGGTCGTCGAGGCGCAGGCTTTCGCAGGCGATCGCGTCGTCGGCGCCGGGCCGCGGCCAGTCGGCCAGCGCGATCTCCTCGCGGAGGTTCTCACCTTCCACGTCGAAGGCGGGCAGGATCCGGTCCAGCTTGCGCGGCATCCACCACGCCTTGTCCCCGAGCAGCGCCAGCACCGCCGGGACCAGTGTCATGCGGACGATGAACGCGTCGACGAACACGCCCACGGCGAGGCCCATCGCGATGGGCTTCAGGTTGGCGTCGCCGTCGGGCACGAACGCGGCGAACACCGCGAACATGATCACCGCGGCAGCCGTGACGACCTTGCCGGAGGACACGAATCCGGTGTGGATCGCGGCCTGGGCGTCCTTGGTGTGCACGTATTCCTCGCGCATCCGGGACACCAGGAAGACCTCGTAGTCCATGGCGAGGCCGAACAGGATGCCCATCAGCACGATCGGCATGAAGCTGATCACCGGGCCGGTGCGCGGCACGTTGAGCAGCTCGGCCATCCACCCGTCCTGGAAGACCAGCGTCACGATGCCGAACGACGCGCCGATGCTCAGCAGGTAGCCGAGCGTCGCCTTGATCGGCACCGCGATGGAGCGGAACACCATGGTCAGCAGCACCAGCGACAGGCCGACGACGACGATGCCGAACGGCAGCAGCGCGGCGCCGAGCTGGTCGGAGACGTCGATGCCGATGGCCGTGAAGCCGGTGACGGAGATGTTGATGCCGTAGGTGTCGAGGAAGTGCCCCCGCAGCGAGCGGATCTCCTCCACCAGTTCCTTGGTCTGCTCGGAGTCCGGAGCCCCTTCGGGGATGACCTGGACGATGCCGGTGTCGGCGGTCGGGTTCGGCGTTGACATCGGCACATCGGCCACGCCGGGCAGCCGCTCGATCTCCGTCTTGAGATCGTTCATCAGCCCGAGCGGGTCCTCGCTGGTGACGATGCTCCCGGTGACGATCAGCGGGCCGTTGAAGCCCTTCGCGAAGTGCTCGGCGGTGAGGTCGTAGGTGACCCGAGCCGGGTCTTCCTTGGCCAGCGCGCCCGCGTCGGGCAGCGCGAGCCGCAGGCCCGCGGCGGGCACCGTGGCGATGCCGAGCACGCCGACCACCACGAGGACGGTGACGATCGGGAACCTCGTCGCGGCGCGCACCCAGCCCCCGAAGAATCGGTCGCCGACCGGGGGCTTGCCCGAGGAGGTGCGAGCGCGTTTGCCCTGCTTGGCGGGCGTGGGGGTGAGCCGCTCACCGGCGAAGCCCAGCAGCGCGGGGATCAGCGTCAGCGAGACCAGCACGGCGATGCCGACGGAGACGGCCCCGGCGACGCCCATGGTGGTGAGGAACGGAATCCCCGCGACGCCCAGGCCGCCGAGGGCGATCATCACGGTCAGCCCGGCGAAGATCACCGCCGAGCCCGCGGTGGCGGTGGCCCGCGCGGCCGCTTCGTGCGCGGACACGCCGCCCGAAAGTTCCTGCTGGTGGCGGGAGACGATGAACAGCGCGTAGTCGATGCCCACGGCCAGGCCCAGCATCAGCGACAGCAGCGGAGTCGTCGCGGTCACCGGCCCGAGCACGGTGGCCAGCAGGATCAGGAACGTGGAGACGCCCACTCCCAGCAGCGCGTTCAGCAGCGGCATCCCGGCGGCGAGGAACGAACCGAGCGTGATCATCAGGACCACGATCGCGATCACCAGGCCGAGCGCTTCGACGAAGCTGAGGCCGGGGAAGCTCTGCGAGAACAGCGGACCGCCGTGCGAGGCCTGCGAACCTTCCGGCAACCGCTGCTGGAGGTCGGCGGCGATGCCGGCGATGTGGTCCTTGGTCGGCTCGCCGATCTCCATGGTCTGGCCTTCGAGCTGCACCATGATCAGACCGGCTTTGCCGTCCTCGCTGATGCTGCCGCCGAGGTCCTCGTTGTACGGCGAGACGATGGACGCGGCCTCGTCCATGCCTTCGAGCTCGTCGACGGTGCGCTCGACTTCGCGCTGCACCTCCGGGGCGCGCACGT harbors:
- a CDS encoding sigma-54-dependent Fis family transcriptional regulator → MLVHAAAPVLDHLRDELPDQPVSVVLTDQRGYVLDRRTSLDDLRDRLDRVCLAPGFGYAERFVGTNGIGTTLEAGQATLVYEQEHFTGPLIDLACAGMPIHDPITGELAGVLDVTCFARDAGPMLKAVAAGATRGIQERLLNQSGANDITLMQEYLRAAHRSRDPILALNDDVLMMNRTAQQDLNAQDQVRLLEHLRESPRRRPMSCELDLPSGARCRIYARQAPGREAGVIARVHLLRSVPVAAIMLPPAGPLPGIAGSEPLWRQCCRGVREHRDRGTWICVEGEPGTGKCAVVRAVCHAHRPDQHVRVLDPDEIGTDRDWWERMRTDLLDRRGSLVLRGVHLLTASKLTELTCLLDEVRTANPELWVAATLDPDVPPGPALHGLRALFAQSVTVPPLRHRIEDLDVIADHLLRRFTKRSESRFSPKALHLLKRRHWTGNVSELREVVHEVTGRTRADTITPADLPPQCTSQSRRILTPIESMERDAIVTSLSEAGGNRARAARNLGISRATIYRKIADYDIGDRPSPNGVARRRKS
- a CDS encoding pyridoxamine 5'-phosphate oxidase family protein, which translates into the protein MTEELKPQKRGRRIAMTGEEIDAFLAEERTCRVATVGPDGPHATPLWFGWDGEAFWLYSITRSKRWADLMWDPRVSVVVDAGVEFQELRGVEVTGTVEVVGELPRTGEPNDALTAIELQFARKYMGGDEVFHDGRHGWLRITPSKITSWDFRKMGQG
- a CDS encoding dienelactone hydrolase family protein; the protein is MTATIPSSDGDINGHLAVPYPSISGEPPWPGVVVVHDVFGATEDSKAITDRFAADGFLALAPDLYTRGGFARCVRTVFGQLSKGSGQAFEDVEAARRLLADREDCNGNVGVVGFCMGGGFALLAAPRGFQAAAPYYGQVPADKAVLDGACPVVASFGAKDTTLKGAAAQLESHLTELNVPHDVKEYPDAGHSFANHLKVGPFKPLLRVAGIGYHHESSEDAWRRVNSFFTEHLS
- a CDS encoding YhgE/Pip family protein — encoded protein: MAKSRLLLPLAGLLLVPLVIAGLLTWSMGKPEDRLKDTKAAVVNNDEPIEVNGQLTPLGRQLSAKLVGGEIESNYSWEFATPQTAAEGMESGDYAAVVTIPENFSAAATSFSGDPAKAKKATIDVSTGDRSKLADEAISRVVTTTAANLLGQQLTTTYLDNVFVGFNTLGDKLGEASDGATSLADGAHELAGGTDQLAGGADQLADGSRALADGIGALEDGALQLKTGMAGLSDGIGQLQEKTAQLPQQTATLADVSAKEAQGVQQLSGGLEGMSASLQEMTKECPPGTLPICTKIAIQAATAQALSDGAGQVQQASTGVSGGLAALAGQTPESGGGLPALSGGIDQLADGSKQLDGGVGQLADGISQTGGGAGQLADGADQLAGGVRQLSDGAHQLGDGSGQLAGGLDQAVEQLPKYPDGDRDKLAKAVANPVTTAGGTSLGFGSSGVALFAVLALWVGAIATFLVLRAVPRRALESTRSSFALALHQLRLPAVIGLAQGLLVAVVVGVSQDLSVGQWFGCAGLAMLTGVAFTAVNQALAGALGGFGRFLAMLVGLLLLATGFITAVPAVLGRFLAATPAGPAQDALRAVADGSAPGGGAVALLVIWGLAGVVFSYLAIERTRTVRATQLSPVTSGFARRGPGLA
- a CDS encoding MMPL family transporter, producing the protein MSSFLYSLGRRAYAARKTVLVVWLLVLVVTGGAAGLLFKGMDNNVTIPGTEAQNALDRLSVTFPQTSGASAQIIVVAPDDVRAPEVQREVERTVDELEGMDEAASIVSPYNEDLGGSISEDGKAGLIMVQLEGQTMEIGEPTKDHIAGIAADLQQRLPEGSQASHGGPLFSQSFPGLSFVEALGLVIAIVVLMITLGSFLAAGMPLLNALLGVGVSTFLILLATVLGPVTATTPLLSLMLGLAVGIDYALFIVSRHQQELSGGVSAHEAAARATATAGSAVIFAGLTVMIALGGLGVAGIPFLTTMGVAGAVSVGIAVLVSLTLIPALLGFAGERLTPTPAKQGKRARTSSGKPPVGDRFFGGWVRAATRFPIVTVLVVVGVLGIATVPAAGLRLALPDAGALAKEDPARVTYDLTAEHFAKGFNGPLIVTGSIVTSEDPLGLMNDLKTEIERLPGVADVPMSTPNPTADTGIVQVIPEGAPDSEQTKELVEEIRSLRGHFLDTYGINISVTGFTAIGIDVSDQLGAALLPFGIVVVGLSLVLLTMVFRSIAVPIKATLGYLLSIGASFGIVTLVFQDGWMAELLNVPRTGPVISFMPIVLMGILFGLAMDYEVFLVSRMREEYVHTKDAQAAIHTGFVSSGKVVTAAAVIMFAVFAAFVPDGDANLKPIAMGLAVGVFVDAFIVRMTLVPAVLALLGDKAWWMPRKLDRILPAFDVEGENLREEIALADWPRPGADDAIACESLRLDDPSTGVPVYQDVGFLVPRGGVHVVRGRYESAITAVLLTLSGRLQPEQGKLKVLGYVLPARASTVRAKVSYVDAGDGGADAVRRALRENPEILVLDRTDRISDPGQRLEIRELLTGSRPTIIAGSTGLSDARDVLPASGGATLTELRDDSAVMPGVLSGAIR